The genomic region GTCAATGAAATGATAAACCTGTTGGAACAATATGCTAAGGAAGCACAGGAATTTCAAGCCTTCAAAGACGGCGTAGTAAGGCAAATTGAAGCCCAGGACAATGTCTACCACATTATTTCTAAAACCAAGTTAAAATTAGATTACAAGTAAAAACAACCGGAAACCCGGTTGTTTTATTAGCTTCTTTTTTAAGGCCAATTTGCTTCAGGACTCTTATCAAACTCCAGCCCAATCAAGGTAATGGAATCATCAAATAAGTCTGGGCTACGGTGGGGTTTAAATCTTAAAATCATACCAAACATGGGTGACTGGGTGTTTAACTCATTCAGGGCAATTAATATCTGGCCGGCTTTATCCCTCAGAAACTTAATGGCAAAACCTATACCATCCGAAAAGGTTAAATAAAGTAAATAGGCATCTTCCTCTTTATCGTAATCCCAGCGATAATCAAACTTTCCGGTATGGGCGGCGGAAATTCGGTTGTTGGGGTGAATAACTTTGTATGGTACTTCAAAATCCGGGTGTTCTAAAATAATACCAATAGTTTCTTTGGCCTTCCTGGGTTTAATTGTACCAATACTGCCTTTGGCAGGTAAAATCACTTTAATTTGGGGGTCAGTGGTCATGGCCTTTCCTCCTTGTATAAACTCCACAAAATATTTTGTCCACTGCCCTTTATAATACAGATTTATATTGAAAAAAACAACCTGTTTGAATCATGGCGGGCAAAAGCTGCAACCGGGTTGAAGGGCTTAAAATATAACACTTGAATCAAAGTAATTACTATGGTAGACACTAAAACCTGGTAAATAACAGACTAGTATGAGGATGAGATCTAATGCCCCTAAGTCGACGGTATAAACATTTAAAGCGCTACCAGGAGATCACCAACGTTTTACTAAAACACGGCCTGGGCCATGTGCTGGACCAACTAAGGTTAACCGAATTCCTGTCGGTTCCCGGTAAAGTGTTTTTCAAGCGGGAACCTGAAACAAAACAAGTTTCTATAGCTGAGAGAGTCCGCCTAGCCCTGCAGGAATTGGGACCTGCTTTTATTAAAGTGGGCCAAATTCTTAGTACCCGGCCCGACTTAATCCCCGCCAACTACATCAAGGAACTGGCAAAACTTCAGGACAAGGTATCTACCTTTGATTTTGAGATGGCCAAACAGCAGATTGAAATGGAACTGGGGCAACCGCTGGAGGAGCTGTTTACCTGGTTTGACCCTGAACCCCTGGCCGCCGCCTCTATTGGCCAGGTCTACCAGGCCCTGCTGCCGGGCGGTGAAAAGGTAATTGTGAAAGTTCAGCGGCCGGACATTGAAAAGATTATCAACATTGATTTGGAAATTATGTACGATATAGCACGCTTTCTGGAAGGTCGGCTGAGCTGGGCCGAAACATACAGCCTGGTGGAAATAGTAGCCGAATTTGACCGTACCTTACACGAAGAGTTGGATTATCACGCTGAGGGACGTAATGCTGATACCTTTAGAAAAAACTTCGCCGGTGTTCCTGATGTATATATCCCTTTTGTATACTGGCAGTATTCCACCAAAAAGGTTTTGACCCTGGAGTACGTAGCAGGGGTTAAGCTGACTGATCGAGAGGAATTAGCACATTACGGTATAAATCCTTCGGCAGTGGCCAGAAAGGTGACCCAGGCAGTATTAAAACAAATTCTCATAGATGGTTTCTTTCACGGCGACCCGCATCCGGGTAATCTGGCCGCCCTGCCGGATGGTCGAATTATCTTTATGGACTTCGGCATGGTGGGGTTTTTAACGGAAGAAAATAAAATTAAAATTGGTAATCTGGTGCTGGCCTTAACTCGTAAAAGCACCAATGCGGTCATGAGATCCGTTCTGGAGCTGGGTGTGGTACCAAGAAGCGCAGACAAAAATCTTCTTTATCGGGATATTGACGTTTTAAGAAGAAAGTACTATGAGATTCCTTTAAGTCAAATAAATCTTGGTGAGGCCCTCAATGACATTATGGGGGTAGCCTTTAAACATCATATCCGGGTACCGTCGGAATTCTCACTTATGGTAAAAACACTGGTCACCCTGGAAGGGGTAGTGGAAGCCCTGGATCCAGACATCAGCATAATTAAAATTGCCGAGCCTTTCAGTAGAAAGCTGTTTATGGAACGGCTGTCCTTTCAGGCTTTATCCAAAACATTGTGGAAAAACCTGCGGGAGTTCGGTGGTAACCTGTCCCTTTTACATAAACAAATCAGCGAAGTTCTAGCTCTAACCACTGAGGGCCAATTAAAAATAAATTATTATTTTCCCCAGGCTGATGCCATCCTGACCAGGTTAAACGGCATGATTAACCGTCTGGCCTTTAGTATTGTAATAACTGGTTTAGTAATCGGCTGTGCTTTTCTGGCCCGCAAGGGTGTACCTTTATACGGTCATTATTCTTTGGCCGACGTTGGATTTTTATTGGCCGGGCTGACAGGATTTTGGTTCCTTATCTCCATCCTGCGTTCAGGGGGGTTATGAATCCGCATTAGCACCTAACATAATAAATAACTAATCTGAGCAGATAAATTTAGTTTTTTAGTGTTCCATACCCTTGGTGCACAATCAATCAGCCTGTAAGGTATATTGAGGATGCCAACAAAATGATAAAACTTATGATCCAGCCATGGTGGTGTCCAGGCTCCGGACCGGCATATGTGAACGGCACTAACATCAATATTTTCCGGTAAATCATTCAAAGTTTCATACTTAATATCAAATGCCCGGTTTATTTCACTAAAGTCTGCTGCACTTTCATAAGTAAAGGGACTATATATAATACTTGCCCTTTGGATAACCTTATTCTTAAACAGCTTTCCCAGCCAGTTGGCACAGTTAAGTTCAAAATTAAGAGAATCTAAACCACCATAGCCTAAATCAGCGTGTGCATCAAATAAATAAACCTGGTCACAAAAATTCTCTTTAGCAATTAAATAGGAAAACCTGTGGGAATCGGAGACATATACCTTAGTGGATTTAGTTAGGTTAAAGAAACTTCGTATTTTTTGCCAAAACTTATCATAGTCCGCCGCCGCATCAACAATTTGCTCAATATCCTGGCCCCACATCTTTCCCTTGATATATCTCTTATACCAGAGTCCGCACGTGTTTTTTGCATTTTCTAAGTAAGATCCACACCATTCCTTTTTTATAGGTACAAAGTAATCCCAGTCAATACTTAGAAGAGTCTTTCCCATAAAAACCCCTCCATTTAACTGACTAGAATTAAATAAAATTTTCATTTTAATCATACAAAGGTTAGATTAAAATTTTATTAAATTTGTTTATATCCTCATTTTCCCATCTCCATAAATTATAAAAATAGCCCTATTGAAAATAGGACTGTCAATGCAAATGGTTTTTAGAACTATTTACTACTAATCTGTTAGATATGGATTTATGCTTACCAAACCTTCAATAAACCTAAAATGCTTTTTGTTAAGGGTGAATAACACCGCTTCATTAACTAAGGCTGTTGCTCCAATAAGGGCATCCATAGGTTCCAGGCCGTGTGAGGAATGATACTTTGATAAGAGTCTACCTGCCGTCGCAGCAATTTTCCTATCCACATCTATGTGCTCAAATATTTCAAGCAAACTCCTAATTGCTTGATATCGTTGCTCGGATATCTTTGGTGCTGACAGGAGTTCCATTATAGTAACTGTAGAAATATAACCTTCAAAAACACCCCCTTCAATATTCTTAAGCTGCTCTCGTGCCTGGGCAGAACCTTTTAAGTGGTCTATTATGATATTGGTATCAAAAACTACTTTCATTTGTATTTAACCTTCTTCCAGAATCTTTGCGGAGTTGGTCAACATATTCTTTTAGATCGTAGTCCAAGTCTGAAAGTAGTCCAAATGTCTGATCTACAATGCCCTTATTGGTTTTAGCCACCTTCGTTTTTAAAATAATCTTTTCACCCTCAATATAAACAGAAAGCGTGTCCCCCTCTTTCAGGTTAAGCCTATTTCTAGCCTCGACAGGTATTACGATTTGCCCCCTGGAAGAAACCTTGACATTATACATTCTTACACCCTCTTATATTACTTACTTTATCTTATCCTATCTTAAATAACGTATAATGTCAAAGATTTTTATTTTTGTGTTATTAACGCTGCATAATGTCCTAAGATTGATGTTGCATGATGACCCAAAGTTGACGGATATAATGACCGATATTTTAGAAAGGGAGGAAGTGGCAAGAACAACCACTCCCCCCTTTTTCTAACTTAAATTATCACCCGGTATGTTTCCTGAATTTTTAAATTTAATCGTACATCTTGCATAATAACATACCATTCACTATCCAACTCTAATCTACAGGCAATGTTGGTCTTCCCGACCAAAAGTTGAAAATATTCTCCGCAATGAAGGCCATACTCACGATTTCCTAAAACGACAACCCAGCGATCCTGTTGAGAATCATATCTCATTTCTACCCCACGACGCATCATGACAATTCACCCTGAATCACTCTCTTGACCATATGATCGTCAATTATTCGATGGCCGTTTTGTGAACCATAAATTAGGCAGTGGGTGCATACTTTGTTGACAAGCCTGGCTGCCCCACTAGAAAACCTGTAAATCTCATCCACTGCACCGTCTGAAAATATATCGTGCTTAGCACCGGCGTAAGCCAGGTGTTGTTTCATGTATTCTCCGACCTGTGCCCGATCGTAATGTGGCAGCTTGCACTGCAAGTCAATCCGCTGCCGGATGGCTGCGTAGGCTTGGAGTTGAAGGCGATCCCATAGTTCACTTTGGCCCACAAGGATAAGTGCCATAGGGCTCTGTGCATCCATTTTGAAATTTAACAGAAAACGTACTTCTTCCAGCATCTCACGGTCCAACAGGTGTGCCTCATCCACAACCACCACTGGTTGTAACCGGTGGATACCTCTCATTAGTTCAATCTCACGATGAAGTTGGCGCTTGGCATCGCCGCGATAGAATTTAGATTCACACCCCAGTTGCTCCAGCAAACCTTTGTAAAAGTGCCTGGGTGTCAATTTGGAGTCCGATAGGTACAGTACAGTAAACCTGGCTTGATCCAGCATTTCTGAAAACCGGCGGATAGTTGTGGTTTTGCCAGTACCGCAATCACCGGTTACAACAGCAAACAGTTGGCGCTCTGCTGCATATTCAAGCCTACCCAGGGTTTCCTCTAACATGAATGATGGGTACAACTGGTCGGTGGGGATATCCCGGGAGAACGGTGTGTTGCTAAGTCCATAAAATGACTCAAACACGGCTTTCTCCCCCCTTGCGCACCGTCCGGTAGGAAACGGCAGGGATTTGTTGTTCCTTGCGTTGCTGGTTCTTTTGTTCTGCTGCGGTTAGTAATCTTGAGGAATCAGCCGGTTTTGGCTGTATGTGTTCAGGTAATTTCGGCGCCTTCCCAGATCGTTCCCCAATCACTAGCTGTCGTACTTTCCAAGGGGCATGGCCCTCATACTCAATGGTAAGTTCAGTGGTGTCGGCAGGATCGTACACGACATCTACCGTGCAACCGATGAAGGAGATTCCAACCTCATATTTTCTGTCCATAAAGCTAATGCAGCCAGATTTGTCCACCTTGCGTTCTACACAGTGGAGAAAGGCATTAGTGAGGATTTCGGGTTCCACAAACCGTAATGCTTTTTGATCGCTTCGAAAGGCAGTTTCCGGGCTTATTTTGGGTCCCAGCGCAGAGTGGGATTTGTTTTGGTAGCATTCACAGAGCCAAATCTGAAACAACTCATTGAGCCGGTCCAATGACGTGAGTTTTTCCAGTGCCACTTCACTGAGAAAGGAATCCACAACGCGATTGAAACGTTCAACTTTGCCCTTTGACTCTGCGGAATAAGGCTTAGCAAATAGTAGCCGGATTCCTAGTTTAGAGCAGGCGCGGGTCATCCATTTGGTGCGATATTGTTTACCGTTGTCAAAGTATACTGCCTCCGGAACACCATACTTCTGAATAGCCTGACGGAAACAATCCTCCACAATAACCTTATCCATTGTTGGATAAAATTCCCCGTGCAGTACAAACCGAGTAGCATCATCCACAAATGTCACCAAATACACTTGTTTCTTGGCTCCATCCGGACCTATGGGCAGATAAGGGCCATATTTAATATCAGATTGCCATAGTTGATTACGGTGTTTTTTCTGATACCGCCTGGCTGCTACTCTCGTGTCGGCATACATTCGCATATGCCGGGTGCTGTATCCTCGTTCAGCCAGCTTCTCTTGCAGTGTGCTTCGTTTAAGTTGCCCGGGCAAAGCCAGCCCTTCCCATTCCAAAATTTGAATAATCTGTGCAACGCTGCGGGTAGGAACCTCTCGGCGGAGCAAGATAGCTTGTTCTAAAAGTTGTGGGGTAATAGCATCTTCCTTTTGTTTATTGCCTTTCCCTTTAGGCTTTAGGCCTTCAAAGCCTTCTTTACGATACTGTGCCAGATACCGGCGTAATGTTCGCTCAGATAAGCCCATCTGTTCACAGATTTGGGTTTTAATCTGCCTGGCTTTAGCGGGATCCAGTCCGTCTGCCAAAAGTGGAGATAACAATTGTACCCGCAGGGCTGCTATCTCTTCGGCTTTTTTCTGATCCTTCATGCTGAAAACTCCTTTCCATATTTTGTTTTCAGCATGAGTATATCTTAGGCATTCCTGGACAAGAATGCAGAACGGGTATGTAACCATAAATTTAAATTTGTGATTGGGCGGACAACTCTCCCCAGCCAACCGGGAGCATCACCCACAAAATGTCCGATACGTTGGAGTGCGGACTGTGGAGCCACGGACAGGATATCCACAGGGACCTGGAAATTCCGAATGCTAAGTGAAATTAAGCAACCGATCAGGTAATTGGCTATCGTTTGAAACCAATTCCTCCAGCGGTACAGAGTGCAGTCATCCGCAGCGATGGTTTGAACCGAATCATTACTTACCACGGTTTCAATGCTGTCGGCATCATACCGTTTGTAAGGTACTATGAAGTCCGGCAGTTCATGATGAATCTTACTACAATGAGTACACCGCAATCTACGAATGTTCAACACGATAATATCACCGGATGGTTTGATCGATTTGCGTAGACGGCTTCCGATTACCCTTAACTTTCTGCCACAACAAGGGCAAGGGACTATTTCCGCACCCCTAACAGAAAACGCCATTTACAGGATTCTCAACCAGCGAAAAATCTGATACAATGATCATACTTGTTGGGTGGACATCTCTAGTGATACTGTTGGCGCAGTACCACGCACTACAGAGATGTCCTTTTCCTTTCTTTAAGTTATGGTCATTATATCCATCTATTTCTGGACAGGCAATACCGTCAGCTTCTGGGCTTTTTAACTCAGCCCCAACATTTTTGCCACTTTCACGCTTTTTTAATATCCCTCTTTTTTGTTGTCCCGGCAAATTAACCGGGCCGGTACCGGTCTTCGGGGGTAGTTATTTGGGGGATGGTTATTTTGTGTTATAATATATTGAAAAATTAACCACCCCACTGCGAGGGTATATCCTTGTTGTGATACCTATTTTACTTGCTACCTGTCTTTGAGTAAGATCTGCGGCTTCAGATTGAAGATATAACCGATACGCTGGATGCCTTGATAGAGCTGCACTTGAAAAAACTTAAAACAAAACAAAAAGTGAAAGTAAAGGGTGATAACCATGAGTGAACAAATACTTCTGCAAATTCTCGAAGAGCTAAAGTCTATTAACCAAAGGGTTGGCAACTTGGAGCAAAACCAACTAAAACTTGAAACCAAAATTGAAACCGAAGTTACTGAGAAAATCCGTGGTCTTTACGACTTCCGTGAGGTTGTAAATGATAACTTTACTAAAACCAACAATAATTTGGAAGCCCTGGCAGACCGTATTGATGATTTAAAAGAAGAAGTCCTGCTAAACCGTAGAGAAACTATTGAAAAACTTGATTCTCTTGACAGCAGTATTATGTACTTAGCAACCAAGCTAACTCAACATGATATGCAGTTGTTTGACTTGAAACGGCGCGCCAAGTAGCTAGTAAGGTAAAAATCCCTATATAAATACAAAAACCACCAGGGCAGTCTGCAGCTTTAAAATATCCCTGTTCCGGTCGGTAAGCTGTTTTGCTTTGGTAATCTCAGCCATTATTCCTCCCGCAATAAGCCGAGTATTAACTTAACTCCGTCGCAAAAGCCTAATTGGTAGGCGTTTTTTTACGGCGGATGGTAGACATTATAATTCCCCTTTCGTCAGAAAATGGTAAAAGAAAACCCGCCAGAATAAACCTGGAGGGACGGTAAATTGCCTTGTGGCGTTCTGAATTTTTTCTGACTCACGGGAGATTTTCGGAATTTTGGGGGTAAATTCTGCGTGCCTTCGCCTTACCCGGAAAAATAAAAAAACCCGTGAAGTCTTGTGTTTCAAGCCTTCACGGGTTTTCGTTGGTTATTAAACTGGTCGGAGCGACAGGAGTTGAACCTGCGACCTCTACCACCCCAAGGTGGTATCTGCCGTTAACAATCTGTACTTAAATGCTTTAATTTCCTTTATTATTAATACTTGCAGGGTTTATTATATCATAAACTTGTGATTTTTCAACATGGTTTTTTATGTTATGTTGTTGTTCTGTGATATTGTCACTATATAACTGTTCTGTGAAAATGTCACTATGGGACAGGAGAAGATTATATTGACAAAAGCAGAACTCAAAAAAGTTTTGGTTGTGGAAAAGCTGGTCGCTCGTCAGGTCAAGGTGGCGGAAGTCGCTACTTTGCTTGGATTATCTACCCGACAGGTCTTGCGCCTTAAAAAAATTTACCTGGAGAAAGGAGCTCAAGGCATCGCCCATCAAAACCGAGGACACAAGCCTGTACATGCCATTCCAGATACCATCAAGGAGCATGTGGCTGAATTGTATCGATCCAAGTACTATGGCAGCAACAACTGTCACTTTGCGGAACTGCTTTAAGAGCATGAATCCATCACACTTAGTGTTTCCTCCGTCCGCCGTATTTTGTTGGCGAAAGGTATCAAACAGTCCAAGCAACGACGGCGGGGGAAGGTTCACCAACCGCGCAGCCGAAAACCGCAAGCCGGAATGCTTTGGCAGATCGACGCCAGTTCCTTCGCCTGGCTGGAGGATCGGGGACCTGAGCTCATGCTGCATGGAGCAATTGATGACGCAACCGGCATGGTCGTCGGTGCTGTCTTTCGTCCCACTGAGACGCAGGAAGGCTATTTCACCGTCATGAAACAAGCCATCCAGCAATACGGCATTCCGCTCGGGCTGTACAGCGACCGTCACACTATCTTTCGTTCCCCTAAGGAAACGTTGACACTGGAGCAGGAATTGGCGGGAGAGACCAAGCCGCTGTCGAATTTCGGCAAAGCGATGGCCGATCTGGAAATTACGCACATCAAAGCCCTGTCGCCGCAAGCCAAAGGACGCATTGAACGGCTGTGGCAAACCTTCCAGGATCGCTTGGTTATTGAATTGCGGCTGCTTGGGGTGAGCACACTGGAAGAAGCCAATCGCGTGCTGCCTAAGCTAATTCAAAAGCACAATCGCAAGTTTGCTGTCAAACCTCAAGAGGCGGAATCGGCGTACCGCGAGTTACCCGGGGGAATCAATTTGGATCATGTTTTCACCGTCCGGGAATACCGTCAGATCGGCTCGGGACAGACGATTTCTTATGGCGGCAAGATCTATACCTTCGCCGAAAAACTGCCCCGTCCCTTCGAGCTCAAAACTGTCGTTGAAGTACGGAAAACAATGCAAGGTGAACTGTTAGTATGGCATCAAGGACACGCGCTGCGATTGTATGAAACGGAAAAACCCAAACGACAGCAAGAAATAAAAACAGCGAGTCCTGCGTTGCCACGCAAACCCGCTGCAAATCATCCATGGCGTCGACCATGGAACTCACCAAGCAGGTTTAGCGTAGCACAAATGCATAACCGTTGACAACCCCTAAAAGGGGGTTCTTAAACTCATAAAAGTGACATTTTCTCAGACGAGTTAAGGTGACATTTTCACAGACTATTGACAGTATTCATAAAGAATTTTGGCCCTGGTATCCAAAGAAAGCCTTTAACAAAATTAATCCTTCGTTGATCTAATTTAGCCATCCTGCCCCCTGAAAATTACCCGACGGACCGAGTAATTCAATTTTCAATCTGTAGGATCAGATTACTTGATTTACCAACCATATCGAGCATTTCACCCTCCGAGTCAGCGTTATAAAATATGTACAACAGTGAAACGGCTCTGGACATGGCGGTATAATTTATCAATCTCGCTTTGTCACTTGCGAATTCATCCACGTCAAGCAGAATAACCACCGGCGCTTCCAAGCCCTTAAAACTGTGAACGGTACAGAATTTCACACAATTATCCACTATATAATGCGGGTTTAAATCGGTTATATTCATGAACCCGCATATGCTTTCAAAAATATTGTTTCCTTGCAGGCATGAATTTTCAAATCTGTGTTTTGAAAGCAAATATATACTGCCCGGTTTAACTCCTTGCCCGATCAATCTTTTAACTGTTTTGACCAATTGAATCCTTTCATCGTTAAAATCCTTATAAGGCATCCGAACAACATTTTCCCCGTTCACCCTGAAATATTTCGCAGGTATCGTTCCCGTTAAAAGAGTGGTGTTAAGGCCTATCGGTCTTGTGTTTCTGCAATTTGTATCGAGCGTAAGCAAAGTGGGACTATACTCGTTTATCAATTCCAGTCCCCCTTCCAATTCCGGGTTGTATATGTTCTGATTTGCATCGTAACAAATATGCCAATTCCCTTTTTTAAGCCCGCCCTTGATCATAATATCCAAACACATGATATATTCAAGCCTGAGCAAATCCTGACCTTCGTCCAGAACCAAAGTATCATAACGGTTTTGATACCGTTCTTCATCACTCAATTTCAGAAACAATTCAGGCAGAGTCTTTGTCCAATAGATTTCTTCCTCACAATTCGGCAGAGGCGGCTGATAATCATACTTTCTCAACTCTTTGGAAATATAGCCGTGAAACGTAAATATATCCACCGAATCCTGTATCTCAGGATCAGAGCGTTTAAAGTTTGAACGGAGATATTTGCATAAATTATTGTTATAGCATAAAAACAAAACTTTTTTCCCTGCATGAGCGCATCTTCTGGCGTGTTCAAGACTTAGTAACGTTTTTCCGGTTCCCGCACCGCCTTTCATTAAAATGCGGGGATTTTCCGATGCCATTGCCAAGCGCTGCGTTTGTTCTTTTGTCAACTCAATCAATTTTTCTTCGGTTTTCTCCAATATATAGCCCAGTGACGGCACAAACCCGAAATCGCCCCGCAAATAGCTTTCCGCTTTACCGATTTGGGCCGGGGTCAGTTTTCCGCCTTTAAAGCCTTGCTTTTCCTCCAAGGCGGTCCTCCAGTAATTAAACACCTTTTTGATATAGGCCTCCACACCGGCATCGTTGTTTCTGGTGTCGAAAACGACTTCCGGTATAATGTCGGGGCCCTTTTGAGTAAAAGGCATGTCCGGAAATGCGACACCGCAGGCAAACTGGCAACAAGTCACCGGATCGGCGGGGCCGAAGTGTTTTTTGATATGGTCACGCAGTGACAACATATTGGAAAACACTTGGCGGAACGGTCCTTCGCTTTTTTTTGTCTCTTTCCCGTATCTGTCGGTAAAATACCAATAACCGTCCTGTCGGCACACATGTCCGCCTTTAACTTCAAGACAAAGAATGCCCTGACTGCATATGATAACGAAATCTATTTCACCGAAAACCTTTTCCCGGTGCTCCGCAATACCGAGAGAATGTAATATGACATAATCGTCACTGAGTTTGCTCAGAGAATGAAAAAGCTTTTTTTCTCCGTCACTTGTTCTTTGCCCGTCATAAAAAGGGGGGATCATTTTACTCAACGCCGTTCACTCTCCCCGGCAGTCAGCAACGGCCCGAAATAACCGAGCACTGTGTTGTCAAACGTTCCGATCACTGCCGCCCGGTCAAGATAGCAGTTGCGTATTTCGCAACTTGTTTCGGGCAATAACGCACAGGAATGACACGCGGCCAGATTAGTCGCGT from Desulfotomaculum nigrificans DSM 574 harbors:
- a CDS encoding ABC1 kinase family protein, producing the protein MPLSRRYKHLKRYQEITNVLLKHGLGHVLDQLRLTEFLSVPGKVFFKREPETKQVSIAERVRLALQELGPAFIKVGQILSTRPDLIPANYIKELAKLQDKVSTFDFEMAKQQIEMELGQPLEELFTWFDPEPLAAASIGQVYQALLPGGEKVIVKVQRPDIEKIINIDLEIMYDIARFLEGRLSWAETYSLVEIVAEFDRTLHEELDYHAEGRNADTFRKNFAGVPDVYIPFVYWQYSTKKVLTLEYVAGVKLTDREELAHYGINPSAVARKVTQAVLKQILIDGFFHGDPHPGNLAALPDGRIIFMDFGMVGFLTEENKIKIGNLVLALTRKSTNAVMRSVLELGVVPRSADKNLLYRDIDVLRRKYYEIPLSQINLGEALNDIMGVAFKHHIRVPSEFSLMVKTLVTLEGVVEALDPDISIIKIAEPFSRKLFMERLSFQALSKTLWKNLREFGGNLSLLHKQISEVLALTTEGQLKINYYFPQADAILTRLNGMINRLAFSIVITGLVIGCAFLARKGVPLYGHYSLADVGFLLAGLTGFWFLISILRSGGL
- a CDS encoding type II toxin-antitoxin system VapC family toxin; this translates as MKVVFDTNIIIDHLKGSAQAREQLKNIEGGVFEGYISTVTIMELLSAPKISEQRYQAIRSLLEIFEHIDVDRKIAATAGRLLSKYHSSHGLEPMDALIGATALVNEAVLFTLNKKHFRFIEGLVSINPYLTD
- a CDS encoding AbrB/MazE/SpoVT family DNA-binding domain-containing protein translates to MYNVKVSSRGQIVIPVEARNRLNLKEGDTLSVYIEGEKIILKTKVAKTNKGIVDQTFGLLSDLDYDLKEYVDQLRKDSGRRLNTNESSF
- a CDS encoding DUF5348 domain-containing protein, which gives rise to MMRRGVEMRYDSQQDRWVVVLGNREYGLHCGEYFQLLVGKTNIACRLELDSEWYVIMQDVRLNLKIQETYRVII
- a CDS encoding ExeA family protein, translated to MFESFYGLSNTPFSRDIPTDQLYPSFMLEETLGRLEYAAERQLFAVVTGDCGTGKTTTIRRFSEMLDQARFTVLYLSDSKLTPRHFYKGLLEQLGCESKFYRGDAKRQLHREIELMRGIHRLQPVVVVDEAHLLDREMLEEVRFLLNFKMDAQSPMALILVGQSELWDRLQLQAYAAIRQRIDLQCKLPHYDRAQVGEYMKQHLAYAGAKHDIFSDGAVDEIYRFSSGAARLVNKVCTHCLIYGSQNGHRIIDDHMVKRVIQGELS
- a CDS encoding DDE-type integrase/transposase/recombinase; its protein translation is MKDQKKAEEIAALRVQLLSPLLADGLDPAKARQIKTQICEQMGLSERTLRRYLAQYRKEGFEGLKPKGKGNKQKEDAITPQLLEQAILLRREVPTRSVAQIIQILEWEGLALPGQLKRSTLQEKLAERGYSTRHMRMYADTRVAARRYQKKHRNQLWQSDIKYGPYLPIGPDGAKKQVYLVTFVDDATRFVLHGEFYPTMDKVIVEDCFRQAIQKYGVPEAVYFDNGKQYRTKWMTRACSKLGIRLLFAKPYSAESKGKVERFNRVVDSFLSEVALEKLTSLDRLNELFQIWLCECYQNKSHSALGPKISPETAFRSDQKALRFVEPEILTNAFLHCVERKVDKSGCISFMDRKYEVGISFIGCTVDVVYDPADTTELTIEYEGHAPWKVRQLVIGERSGKAPKLPEHIQPKPADSSRLLTAAEQKNQQRKEQQIPAVSYRTVRKGGESRV
- a CDS encoding DUF6431 domain-containing protein, which translates into the protein MAFSVRGAEIVPCPCCGRKLRVIGSRLRKSIKPSGDIIVLNIRRLRCTHCSKIHHELPDFIVPYKRYDADSIETVVSNDSVQTIAADDCTLYRWRNWFQTIANYLIGCLISLSIRNFQVPVDILSVAPQSALQRIGHFVGDAPGWLGRVVRPITNLNLWLHTRSAFLSRNA
- a CDS encoding helix-turn-helix domain-containing protein, whose product is MTKAELKKVLVVEKLVARQVKVAEVATLLGLSTRQVLRLKKIYLEKGAQGIAHQNRGHKPVHAIPDTIKEHVAELYRSKYYGSNNCHFAELL
- a CDS encoding ISNCY family transposase, producing MTLSVSSVRRILLAKGIKQSKQRRRGKVHQPRSRKPQAGMLWQIDASSFAWLEDRGPELMLHGAIDDATGMVVGAVFRPTETQEGYFTVMKQAIQQYGIPLGLYSDRHTIFRSPKETLTLEQELAGETKPLSNFGKAMADLEITHIKALSPQAKGRIERLWQTFQDRLVIELRLLGVSTLEEANRVLPKLIQKHNRKFAVKPQEAESAYRELPGGINLDHVFTVREYRQIGSGQTISYGGKIYTFAEKLPRPFELKTVVEVRKTMQGELLVWHQGHALRLYETEKPKRQQEIKTASPALPRKPAANHPWRRPWNSPSRFSVAQMHNR
- a CDS encoding nuclease-related domain-containing DEAD/DEAH box helicase; the protein is MIPPFYDGQRTSDGEKKLFHSLSKLSDDYVILHSLGIAEHREKVFGEIDFVIICSQGILCLEVKGGHVCRQDGYWYFTDRYGKETKKSEGPFRQVFSNMLSLRDHIKKHFGPADPVTCCQFACGVAFPDMPFTQKGPDIIPEVVFDTRNNDAGVEAYIKKVFNYWRTALEEKQGFKGGKLTPAQIGKAESYLRGDFGFVPSLGYILEKTEEKLIELTKEQTQRLAMASENPRILMKGGAGTGKTLLSLEHARRCAHAGKKVLFLCYNNNLCKYLRSNFKRSDPEIQDSVDIFTFHGYISKELRKYDYQPPLPNCEEEIYWTKTLPELFLKLSDEERYQNRYDTLVLDEGQDLLRLEYIMCLDIMIKGGLKKGNWHICYDANQNIYNPELEGGLELINEYSPTLLTLDTNCRNTRPIGLNTTLLTGTIPAKYFRVNGENVVRMPYKDFNDERIQLVKTVKRLIGQGVKPGSIYLLSKHRFENSCLQGNNIFESICGFMNITDLNPHYIVDNCVKFCTVHSFKGLEAPVVILLDVDEFASDKARLINYTAMSRAVSLLYIFYNADSEGEMLDMVGKSSNLILQIEN